The Theropithecus gelada isolate Dixy chromosome X, Tgel_1.0, whole genome shotgun sequence genome includes a window with the following:
- the LOC112615299 gene encoding iduronate 2-sulfatase-like: protein MGCGRCCGRSTAQPDGGDNHSPACQSCRDELVKAPNTDQLASHSLLFQNAFAQQAVCAPSHVSFLTGRRPDTTRLYDFNSYWRVHAGNFSTIPQYFKENGYVTMSVGKVFHPGTAPCSESGFSWFVVSESSNPVLGMGLSLQIALLAGRVPCYSVLPF from the exons ATGGGCTGTGGTCGATGCTGTGGTCGTTCCACAGCCCAGCCTGATGGCGGAGATAATCATTCCCCTGCCTGCCAAAG TTGCAGGGATGAACTAGTGAAGGCCCCAAACACTGACCAACTGGCATCTCACAGCCTCCTCTTCCAGAATGCCTTTGCGCAG CAAGCAGTGTGCGCCCCAAGCCACGTGTCCTTCCTTACTGGCAGGAGACCTGACACCACCCGCCTGTACGACTTCAACTCCTACTGGAGGGTGCACGCTGGAAACTTCTCCACCATCCCCCAGTACTTCAAGGAGAATGGCTATGTGACCATGTCGGTGGGAAAAGTCTTTCACCCTGGTACTGCTCCATGTTCAGAGTCTGGGTTCTCTTGGTTTGTGGTATCTGAATCCAGCAATCCCGTCCTGGGGATGGGGCTGTCTTTGCAGATCGCTCTTCTGGCTGGGCGAGTGCCTTGCTATTCAGTGCTTCCTTTCTAA